Genomic segment of Verrucomicrobium sp.:
AAGTCCGAACACCATCAGGCAGCATGCCGCTGGAAGACGGCGGAGCCGCGTCCGCGTAAGCGGCGCGGTATGGAAAGTGTCACAGAAAACGAAACCGCCGGATGCGGGTGACCGCGTCCGGCAAGGGTGAAAAGGCGGGGTAAGAGCCCACCGCCCGGCCGGCGACGGCCGGGGACAGGACAAACCCCATGCGGTGCAAGGCCAAACAGAGGAGATGGGTTGCCTGACCCGGCCCTTCGGAAGAAGGGCCGTCCTCGGGTAAGGCCGCACCACGGCCGCAGGGCCGGGACCATCCCCCGCGAGGGGGAAGGTAGAGTAATGGCGACCCCCGCCGTTGTAAGGCGGCGGGAACAGAATTCGGCTTAGGCCCATAAAACGCCGGGCCGCTCCGGGAAACCGGGACGGCCCGGCTCCAATTTGAGAAAGGAAACGATGAAGAAAAAGGAAGTCGACGCTCTCTTGGAAACGGTGCACCGCCAGGTGGAGGCGGAACGGAACGTCCCGCTGCCGCTGCGGCAGGTGCTGGAGGAAGCCTACGGCCAGGCCGGCGTCCTCCTGGCCAAGGAAAAGGCCCGCTGGCACCGCCACGAGAACGGCGGCGGCTGGGTCCGGGACGACGCCCGCGTCGATGCCGGCGCGTTCCTAGGCCCCCAGTCCGCCGTCCACGGGCCGCGCACCTCCCTGGGCCCGAACACGAAGGTGGAAGGCCGCGCGGTCGTCGGCGCCGGGGTGAGGGCGACGGGCAAGACCCGCATCGACAGCTCCCTGGTCACCGCCGAGGAAACGAAGACGCCCGGCCTGGGCGGCGCCCGGCTCAAGGGGATCGACCTGATCGGCAGCGAGGTGTCCTACGCATTCGTCCAAAACAGCTCCCTCGTCGAAAGCCGCGTCCGCCAGGGGCGGGTGCAAAACAGCACGCTGACCGGCACGCACGCGCACGGCGTGGACGCCCTGAACATCAGCGACTCGTCCGTGACCGGCGCGGAGATCGACAACTCCGTCGTCGCCAACTCCGTGGTGGGGAAGAAGTCCCTCGTCCGCGAGGCGCTCCTGGTCGACACCGACCTGAAGCCGGGCCGCAGCGTCGTCGGCGTGGAAATGGCCAAGGGCCACGTCGAGCGCCCGCAGCTGCCCGACTACGACGCCTACGAGGCGATGGAGCGCAGCGGCGCGGCCAAGCCCCGCCGCAGCCTGCCCCGCCAGCGCGTCCGCTAGACTCTGTCGACCACGGCGAAGAACGCCGCCGGATCGGAGAGGTCATCCAGGACGGCGGTGGCCCCGCAGGCGGCCAGCTCCGCCGCCGGAAAGTGGCCCGTGCCGACGCCGATCGACCGGGCCCCGATCGCCTGCGCGCAGGCCACGTCGTGCGGCGTGTCACCGACGATGAAAACCTCCTCCGGCTTGAAATCCCGGCCGTGCCGGTCCCGCGCCCGGGAAAGGGCGAAGGGGCCCAGCTCGTTCCGCACCGCGCTGTCGTCGGCAAAGGCGCCGAACTCGAAGTAGTGCCACACCTTGTAATGCTCCAGCTTCAGCCGCGCGCCGCGCTGGAGGTTTCCGGTGAGGAGGCCCTGGGCCAGGTCGGACCGGAGGCGGACCGCCTCCAGGATTTCCAGGATGCCCGGGTGGAGCGTGCCGGTCGCGCGGGGCAGCTCGGCGGCCAGGTTTTCCAGATAGCGCTCATGGAGGACGCGGACGCTTTCCTCGCTCCAGGGGACATTGAAATGGGCGTGGAGCTGCCGGGCGATGAAGGTGTCGGTCCGCCCCCGGAAATCGACGACGCCCGGCGGGCTGTCGATGCCGGTGATCTCCTTCCAGGCGCGGTAAAAGGCGCTCTGCCCGGCCCGGCCGGTGTCCAGCAGCGTGCCGTCGATGTCCCAGAGGATCAGCTTCATGGGAAACAAGTAACCCAGAAAAACGGCTTGTACCACCGCAAACGCTTGGCCACCCTCCGCCCAGCGTGAGCAAGCGCATCCTCATCCTCACCGCCAGCTTCGGCGAGGGGCACAACACCGCCGCGCGGAACCTGGAAGCCGCCCTCCGCCTGGAAGGAGCCGCGGAAGTGGAAACCGTCGACCTCTTCCAGGTCTATGGCCGGGTCAACGAATGGTCCCGCCGCGCCTACCTGACGGCGATCAACCGCCTGCCGCTGGCCTGGCAGGGGATCTACTTCCTCTTGGACAAGACGCCGCTCATGGAATGGCACCTTCCCTTCCTGGCCAAGGCCCGCCGGGCCCTGGCGGAAAAGATCGCCGCCTTCCGGCCCGACGCCGTCGTCTCCGTCTACCCCGTCTACGCCTTCCTCCTGCGCGGGCTGCCCGGCGCGTTCCGCCGCGTCACGGTGGTGACCGACTCGATCAGCATCAATTCCCTCTGGTACCGCGTGCCGAGCGATTGGTACCTGGTCCCCAACGAGGAGACCGCCGCCGTCCTGCGGGAGGCGGGCGTTCCGGCGGAAAAGCTCCGCGTCTTCGGCTTCCCGGTGCAGCCCGCCTTCGCCCGTCCGGAGGAAGCCCCGCCCCTGCCCGACCTCTCCGCCGGAGGACGCCCCCGCATCCTCTACGTCATCAATTCCGGCAAGCAAAAGGCCCCTCTCCTCATCGCCCGCCTCCTGGAGCGCGCGGGGTGGGACCTGACCGTCACCGTGGGCCGGGACGAGGCGCTCCACCGGCGGATCTCCGCCCAAGTCGCCGCGGCGGGTGCGGAAGGCCGCGTCCGCGTCCTGGGCTGGACGAAGGAGATGCCCCAGCTTCTCCTCAGCCACCACGTCCTCCTCTCCAAGGCGGGCGGGGCCACCGTCCAGGAGGCGGTCGCCGCCCGCTGCCCGATGATCGTCAACCAGGTCGTCCCCGGCCAGGAGGAGGGCAACTACGAGCTGCTCCGCCGCAACCAGGCCGGAGTCCTGGCCTCCCGGCCCGCCGACATCGCCGCTTGGCTCGACCGGCTCTTCGCCCAGGAGGGGCGGCTCTGGTCCCTCTGGCGGCGGAACATCGCCGCCATCAGCCGCCCCCGCAGCGCCCTGGACAGCGCCCGCTTCATCCTGGAACTGCCGGACCGGGCGGGGTAGAAAGGCGGGGTGCACGCCCCCGCGCTTCCCCCGGACGCCGCCATCCTCCGCGCCCTCTTCGCCGCGCGGGACAGCTACGTCTCCGGCAGCGCGCTGGCCGAGCAGCTCGGCGTCACCCGCGCCGCCGTCTGGAAGCGGATGGAATCGCTCCAGGAAATCGGCTACCCGATCCTCTCCCAGCCCCACTCCGGCTACCGGCTGGACGAGGCCCTGCCCGACATCCTCTGCGCGGACGAGATCATCGCCCGCCTGCCCGCCACCCGCATCCCGTGGCGGCCCGTCGTCTTCGCCGAAACCCAGTCGACCAACGACCTGGCGAACCGCGAGGCCCACATCGGCCACCCGCAAGGCCTCTGCATCGCCGCCGACCGCCAGACCAAGGGACGGGGCCGCCGGGGCCGCTCCTGGCACGCCCGCGCGGGAGACAGCCTGCTGGCCTCCGTCCTCCTGCGGCCCGGCTGGCCGCTGACCCAGGTGGCGCGGCTCACCATCGTCGCCAGCCTGGCCATCGCGGAGGCGGCCGAGTCGCTCGTCCCCGCGCGGATCGACATCAAGTGGCCGAACGACCTCTTCCACGACGGGCGCAAGCTGGGCGGCATCCTCACGGAGATCTCCGCCGACGCGGAGACCATCGGCGCCGCCGTCGTCGGCTTCGGCGTCAACTGCCGCCAGCTCCCTTCCGACTTCCCGGAGGAACTGCGCGCCAAGGCCACCTCCCTGTGCCAGCTCGCGGGCGGCTCCGTCCGCCGCGCCGACCTCCTCCTGGCCATCCTCACCCGGCTCGACGCCTGGATCGCCGCCCCCTTCGAGGAGGCGCGCGAGGCCTGGGCCCGCCGCTGCCTCTCCCTGGGCCGCCTCGTCTCCGTCGAGACCGCCTCCGGCCCGCGCCAGGGCCAGGCCCTGGGCCTCGACGAAAACGGCGCCCTCCTCCTGCGCGGGGAGAACGGCCGCGTGGAGGCGATCACCGCGGGCGACATCGCATGAGGCGGGCGGGCGCGCTCCTGCTCTCCCTGGCCTGCCTGGCCTCCGCCCACGCGGCGCCCCCCTCCCGTTCCGCCAAGGCCGCGCCCGCCGCGGCCCCCTCCCCCTTCGACCTCCATCACGGCGACGATTACCTGCAAAGCGCCGCCCCGACCGCTCCCGATCCGGAGGCCCTGGCCGCGCAGGCGGAAGCCCTGGCCGCCCGCGGCGACGACGCCGGGGCCCGGGAAATCATCGCCCGCTATCTGGCCGCGGCGCCGGACGGCCCCTCCGCCGAGGAGCTGGCATTCTGGCGCGCCTTCTGCGCCTACCGGATGAAGGACCCCAAGGCGGAGGACGAGCTGCGCGCCTTTCTTAAGCTCCATCCGCAGGGCCCGCGCGCCTTCGAGGCCCGCCGCACCCTGGGCCTCCTGGAACGGCGGGAAGGAAAAGCCGCCGAGGCGGCCAAACTCTTCGACCGCCTGGCCGCCGACTCCGCCGACCGGCCCCACCGCGCGGCCGAGGCCCGGCTCCTCGCCTTCCTGGCCCGCGCGGAAGCGGCCGATCCCGTCCTGCGGGCGGAAGCCGCCGCCGCCTTCCCCGCGCTGGCCGCCGACGGCGCGTGCGACCAGCCCGCCGCGCTGGAGATGGGCGCGCTGCGGCTCGGCTCCGGCTTCCTGGACGCCGGGGACGCGGAAAGCGCGCTTTCCCTCCTCCGCTTTCTGCGGCCCCGCGCGGCGCTGGACTCCGCGCAGCAGGAACGCCGGAGCGCGCTGAAGGAGGAATCCCTTTCCCATCCCGAAGAGGCCGCCGAATTGGGCGCGCTCCAGGACGCCCTGGCGAAGGACCTCGCCTCCCTGGACGCCGTGCCCGACTACGACGCCGCCTGGCGGCTGCGCGCCGCCTCCGCCTACGCCCGGACGGGCCGCCAGCGGGAGGCCGCGCTCCTCCTGGCCGACGCGCTGCCGTCCTGGCCCGCCTCCTCCAAGGCCGCCGCAGCGACGCAGCTGGCCGCCGCCTACGCCGCGCTGGAACGCTGGCCGGAAACGCTCCGCGCCGTCGACGCGGCGGGAGAGCCCACGCCCGCCCTGCGCCTCCTCCGCGCCCAGGCGCAACAGAATCTGGGCGAGCCGGCGGCGGCGATCGCCACCCTCCAGGCGCTCCGCGCCGGGCCTCCCTCCCCGGAAAACGAGCGGGCCGGATTCCTCCTGGGCCGCGCGCTGCTCCAAGCCGGACGCCCGGCCGAGGCGGAGGCCGCCTTCGCCGCCCTCCTGCGCGATTATCCAAAGACCTCCTTCCGCGAAGCCGCCGTCTATTGGACCGGCCGCTCCCTTTACGACGAGGGGAAATACAAGGAGGCCCGCGCCGCATGGGAGCAAGGCCGCGCCGCCTTTCCCGCGGGCTCCCTCCGTGCCGAGTGCCTCTATTGGGAAGCCCGCGCGCGGTGCGCGGCAAAGGACTACGCGGGCGCGGCAGAGGCCGTGGAGGCCTTCCGCAAAGAGTTTCCCGACGGCCCGGAAAAGGACGAGGCCGCCGTCCTGCTGGCCGATTGCCGCCTGGCCGTGGGCCGCTACGCGGAAGGGATCGCCCTCCTGGAACAGGCCACGCCCTCCGGCACCTCCCTCTCCGGCTACGCGGCGCTCCGCCTGGGCGCGGCGCGGGAAGCCCTGGGCCGGGAGGCGGACGCGGCGGCGGGCTACGCCGCCTTCCTCAAGGCGGTCCCGGAGAGTCCCTCCGCCCCGGAGCTCTTGGCCCGCGCCGCGCGGATCGACCTCCGCTCCGGGCGGGAAGCCGACGCCCTCTCCCTTCTCCTCGGCGCGGCGGAACAATCCGGCGACGGGCCGAACGCCGACCCTCTTTTTCTCCAGCTCGCCGCGCTAGGCCGGATTCCCGCGCTGCGGCCCGGCCTGGACAAGGCCCTCGACGGCTGGAGCGGGGACGCCGCCCGCCCGTCCCTGGCCGCGCGCGCCTGCTGGACCCAAAGCCGCCTGGCGAACGATCCGAAGCCGGCCCTTCTGCGCGGCGCCGCGCTCGACGCGCCGCACGTCGGCCCGGCCCTCCGCGCCGACTTCGCCGACGCCCTGCGCGAGGCCGGAAGGAAAGAGGAAGCCCGCGCCGCCTACGAGGCGCTCCTGCCCACGGCGCAGGCCGCCCGGGGCCACGCGGGCCTGGGCCTTCTGCGCCTCCCCGCCGACCCGGAAGGGGCCCGGACCGAATTCCAAGCGGCGGCCCAGGGCGCGCCCGACGCCGCGCTGGCCCCGGCCTGGAAAGCCTGGGCGGAGCTGGACGAAAAGGCGGGCCGGGCCGAGGCGGCGCGGAGCGATTGGGAACGGCTGCTGGCCCTCCCCGGACTGCCCGCCGCGACGGCGGTGGCCGCCCTCAACCACCTGGGCGATCTTTATCTAGCCTCCGGCCATCCGGAAAAGGCGATCCCCTGCTACCAGCGCATCTACGTCATGTATGGCCGCTGGCCCGATTACGTGGCCCGCGCCTACTGGGAAAGCGGCCAAGCCTTCGAGAAGCTCGACCGGAAACCGGAGGCGGTGGCCACGTACAAGGAACTCGCCGGCCGGAGCGACCTGGCCTCCTTCACGGAAACCGCCCTGGCCCGGCAGCGGCTCAAGGAGCTGGCGCCTTTAAGCTGAAAAATAGCGGCGCAGGACCGCGCCGTAGGCGGCGACGGCGCGCGCGATCTCGCCCCGCTCGACGAACTCGTCGGCGGCGTGGGAGCGTTCCGAGCGGCCCGGCCCCCAGACGACGGAGGGCGCGGTGGCGAAGGCCATGTCGCACGTTCCGTTGAAGACGGCTTCCGGCGCGCCTTCCGCGCGGATCGCCGCCGGGAGCGGCGCGCCGGGCGGATTGTGCATCGGGCGGCGCCAGTCGGCGGTGATCTCCGCCTCCAGCCCCAGCCGCGCGAACTCGGCGCGGATCCACGCGTTGTCTTTTTGCGGCGTGGTGCGGATGTCGAGCTTGGTCTCGATGAGGGCCGGGATCTGGTTGGCGCTTTCCCCGCCACGGACGACGGTCGGCTCCACCGTCGCGCCGCGCCAGGGGGAATCGTCGGCCAGGTCGAGGGAGCGGAGGGCGGCCAAGTCGGTGGCCAGCTTGTCGAACGCGTTGCGCCCCTCCCACGGGCGGGAGGCGTGGCAGGCGACGCCGCGCGAGCGCAGGACCGCCTGCATCGCCCCGCGCATGGAGGCGGCGACGCCCAGGTCGGTCGGCTCGCCGAAGACCGCCGCGTCGTAGCGGGGCAGCTCCGGCTCCACCTTGCGGAAGCCGCCGCTGCCCGCCTCCTCTTCCGCGGCCAGGCAGACGAGGAGACGTCCGGCGGCGGGCGCGCCGTACTCCCGCGCGGCCAGGATCATGCTGA
This window contains:
- a CDS encoding haloacid dehalogenase-like hydrolase, coding for MKLILWDIDGTLLDTGRAGQSAFYRAWKEITGIDSPPGVVDFRGRTDTFIARQLHAHFNVPWSEESVRVLHERYLENLAAELPRATGTLHPGILEILEAVRLRSDLAQGLLTGNLQRGARLKLEHYKVWHYFEFGAFADDSAVRNELGPFALSRARDRHGRDFKPEEVFIVGDTPHDVACAQAIGARSIGVGTGHFPAAELAACGATAVLDDLSDPAAFFAVVDRV
- a CDS encoding biotin--[acetyl-CoA-carboxylase] ligase is translated as MHAPALPPDAAILRALFAARDSYVSGSALAEQLGVTRAAVWKRMESLQEIGYPILSQPHSGYRLDEALPDILCADEIIARLPATRIPWRPVVFAETQSTNDLANREAHIGHPQGLCIAADRQTKGRGRRGRSWHARAGDSLLASVLLRPGWPLTQVARLTIVASLAIAEAAESLVPARIDIKWPNDLFHDGRKLGGILTEISADAETIGAAVVGFGVNCRQLPSDFPEELRAKATSLCQLAGGSVRRADLLLAILTRLDAWIAAPFEEAREAWARRCLSLGRLVSVETASGPRQGQALGLDENGALLLRGENGRVEAITAGDIA
- a CDS encoding tetratricopeptide repeat protein; the protein is MRRAGALLLSLACLASAHAAPPSRSAKAAPAAAPSPFDLHHGDDYLQSAAPTAPDPEALAAQAEALAARGDDAGAREIIARYLAAAPDGPSAEELAFWRAFCAYRMKDPKAEDELRAFLKLHPQGPRAFEARRTLGLLERREGKAAEAAKLFDRLAADSADRPHRAAEARLLAFLARAEAADPVLRAEAAAAFPALAADGACDQPAALEMGALRLGSGFLDAGDAESALSLLRFLRPRAALDSAQQERRSALKEESLSHPEEAAELGALQDALAKDLASLDAVPDYDAAWRLRAASAYARTGRQREAALLLADALPSWPASSKAAAATQLAAAYAALERWPETLRAVDAAGEPTPALRLLRAQAQQNLGEPAAAIATLQALRAGPPSPENERAGFLLGRALLQAGRPAEAEAAFAALLRDYPKTSFREAAVYWTGRSLYDEGKYKEARAAWEQGRAAFPAGSLRAECLYWEARARCAAKDYAGAAEAVEAFRKEFPDGPEKDEAAVLLADCRLAVGRYAEGIALLEQATPSGTSLSGYAALRLGAAREALGREADAAAGYAAFLKAVPESPSAPELLARAARIDLRSGREADALSLLLGAAEQSGDGPNADPLFLQLAALGRIPALRPGLDKALDGWSGDAARPSLAARACWTQSRLANDPKPALLRGAALDAPHVGPALRADFADALREAGRKEEARAAYEALLPTAQAARGHAGLGLLRLPADPEGARTEFQAAAQGAPDAALAPAWKAWAELDEKAGRAEAARSDWERLLALPGLPAATAVAALNHLGDLYLASGHPEKAIPCYQRIYVMYGRWPDYVARAYWESGQAFEKLDRKPEAVATYKELAGRSDLASFTETALARQRLKELAPLS
- a CDS encoding M20/M25/M40 family metallo-hydrolase — its product is MSASPALEAAALLERLVAIPSLSGEEGPAADFLQSRLEAWFPGQVRRMGHNLLVDLSGPQPGPALLLCSHIDTVSPAAGWTRPPYAATVEGERIYGLGANDAGASVVSMILAAREYGAPAAGRLLVCLAAEEEAGSGGFRKVEPELPRYDAAVFGEPTDLGVAASMRGAMQAVLRSRGVACHASRPWEGRNAFDKLATDLAALRSLDLADDSPWRGATVEPTVVRGGESANQIPALIETKLDIRTTPQKDNAWIRAEFARLGLEAEITADWRRPMHNPPGAPLPAAIRAEGAPEAVFNGTCDMAFATAPSVVWGPGRSERSHAADEFVERGEIARAVAAYGAVLRRYFSA